In Calothrix sp. PCC 7507, one DNA window encodes the following:
- the xerC gene encoding tyrosine recombinase XerC: MRAIAPTNNNGSIQLKLSWGGKRYSFNPVPGGHYTDKRDLLTAQAIATKIQNDILANNFDPTLDRYRLSPKLNKSKPVTLIEIWDLWVESLELPAHTKADHYHWVRQMILKAKLELTSTTWLTTTKLAPRTYNERLGMLKACFDWAVSQSYVESNPYIALKSRKGGKAKVVPFTLCEAKSIFDGFREHYPHYLPFVLFLMTTGTRTAEAIGLRWKHIDLATGTVTISESMPRDLLGNGYTRIRKDTKTGNTRCFVVPKELLEVIINMQPSPCGQEDLVFLSPKGCIIDADNFRERQWKRVLEKQGIPYRKPYTARHTMISHAIEKGVPITGLAYLVGHKDTSMIIKTYGHMVNKPELPTLF; encoded by the coding sequence ATGAGAGCAATCGCACCAACTAATAACAACGGCTCTATCCAGCTAAAATTATCCTGGGGCGGGAAGAGGTACAGCTTCAATCCAGTACCTGGGGGGCACTATACAGATAAAAGGGATTTGTTAACAGCACAGGCGATCGCTACAAAAATACAGAATGACATCCTAGCTAATAACTTTGACCCCACGTTAGATCGTTACAGGCTATCCCCTAAACTAAACAAGTCTAAACCAGTTACTTTAATTGAAATTTGGGATTTATGGGTTGAGTCCTTAGAACTGCCAGCACACACTAAGGCTGACCACTACCACTGGGTACGTCAAATGATACTCAAAGCCAAGTTGGAGTTGACATCCACTACATGGTTGACCACTACTAAACTAGCTCCTAGAACTTACAACGAACGCTTAGGTATGTTAAAGGCTTGTTTTGATTGGGCGGTTAGTCAAAGCTATGTAGAAAGTAATCCTTATATTGCACTTAAGTCACGGAAGGGCGGTAAAGCAAAGGTTGTACCATTCACCCTATGCGAAGCCAAAAGTATATTCGATGGCTTCCGGGAACACTACCCCCATTACCTGCCATTCGTATTGTTTCTAATGACTACAGGTACTCGCACTGCAGAGGCAATTGGTCTTAGATGGAAGCACATCGACTTAGCAACTGGCACGGTGACAATATCTGAGTCAATGCCAAGAGACTTATTAGGTAATGGATACACGCGGATAAGAAAGGATACAAAGACTGGTAATACAAGGTGCTTTGTTGTACCAAAGGAACTTTTAGAAGTAATAATCAACATGCAACCGTCCCCCTGCGGCCAGGAAGATTTAGTGTTTTTAAGCCCCAAAGGTTGCATCATAGATGCTGACAACTTCCGGGAAAGGCAATGGAAACGAGTACTAGAAAAGCAGGGTATTCCCTATAGGAAGCCTTATACCGCTAGGCATACGATGATAAGCCACGCCATAGAAAAGGGTGTTCCTATAACTGGGTTAGCTTACCTGGTTGGGCATAAAGACACCAGCATGATAATTAAGACCTACGGACACATGGTTAACAAACCAGAACTGCCTACACTTTTTTAA
- a CDS encoding recombinase family protein has translation MVGVSKGIVKVESFRGKLRLRLPSTIAKDSKRYISTGLDDTRVNLQKAQIMAWQIEDDAKNGTFDFNKFKLNNLTNPNNQIKKVVLYARVGTRRQLNALASQIAYLLEKYPGSEVVKDVAKGINWKRKNFIKLMERVNNKEITTIVVTDKDRLCDSGFEFVKWFCNLNNCQIVVLNNKELSPPVIE, from the coding sequence ATGGTTGGCGTATCCAAAGGTATTGTGAAAGTTGAGTCTTTTAGAGGCAAGTTAAGACTAAGGTTGCCATCTACTATTGCAAAAGATTCAAAAAGATATATATCCACAGGTTTGGATGACACAAGAGTGAACCTACAGAAAGCACAAATTATGGCATGGCAGATAGAGGATGATGCTAAAAATGGCACATTTGATTTTAACAAATTTAAATTAAATAATTTAACAAATCCAAATAACCAAATTAAAAAAGTAGTTCTTTACGCTAGAGTCGGCACTCGTAGACAACTAAATGCACTTGCGTCACAAATAGCTTACCTTTTAGAGAAGTACCCAGGTTCTGAAGTTGTTAAAGATGTTGCTAAAGGAATAAATTGGAAGCGTAAAAACTTTATTAAATTAATGGAACGTGTTAACAACAAAGAAATAACCACAATTGTAGTAACTGACAAAGATAGATTATGCGATTCTGGTTTTGAGTTTGTTAAATGGTTTTGCAATCTTAATAACTGTCAAATAGTAGTTCTTAACAACAAAGAATTGTCCCCGCCTGTAATTGAATAA
- a CDS encoding HAD family phosphatase — translation MSLKAVLFDFNGVIINDERIHLKLIDEILIEENLQPQKMNELQASLGRSDSVCFQELLATRGRVASEDYLTQLLNRKAQGYALELEKIEKLPLYTGLDDLIFQVRSKNLKLGLVSGAIRQEIELVLNRAKLTEYFNIIVAGDDITTSKPDPSGYLLAVERLNQEYPDLHLQPQECLAIEDTPAGIAAAKKATMPVVGVANTYPFHMLQRCCNWTVDYLSDLELERVHEVFARRDLQPMISDVRI, via the coding sequence ATGAGTTTAAAGGCAGTTTTATTTGATTTTAATGGTGTCATCATTAACGATGAGCGAATCCACCTCAAATTAATAGATGAGATTCTCATTGAGGAAAATCTCCAACCCCAAAAGATGAATGAGCTTCAAGCTTCTTTAGGACGCAGCGACAGTGTTTGTTTTCAAGAACTACTCGCAACTCGCGGTAGAGTGGCCAGTGAAGACTATTTAACTCAGCTGCTGAACCGCAAAGCACAAGGATATGCCCTAGAACTAGAGAAAATCGAAAAACTACCTTTATATACGGGTTTAGATGACTTAATATTTCAAGTGCGTTCAAAGAATTTGAAACTAGGGCTAGTCAGCGGCGCGATTCGCCAAGAAATAGAATTAGTACTTAATCGTGCCAAACTAACTGAATATTTTAACATCATCGTAGCAGGTGATGACATCACTACCAGTAAACCAGACCCGTCTGGCTACCTCCTAGCAGTGGAACGCCTAAATCAGGAATATCCTGACTTACATCTGCAGCCACAAGAGTGTCTGGCGATTGAAGATACTCCAGCAGGTATAGCAGCAGCCAAGAAAGCTACTATGCCAGTAGTTGGGGTAGCAAATACTTACCCATTCCACATGCTCCAGCGCTGTTGTAACTGGACTGTGGATTATTTAAGTGATTTAGAACTAGAAAGGGTACACGAAGTATTCGCTCGCCGAGACCTTCAGCCTATGATATCTGATGTTAGAATATGA
- a CDS encoding class I SAM-dependent methyltransferase gives MTERQNTIWEKFLSPVVGLLIDEEGLKRYALSVDWEKEGDRFHRLDVEIPAYYSNYKFRGIEGGYLNPQAVVNYDSVTQYLLPPNETLVRQALIDTIKVQPRRILDLGCGTGSTTLMLKQAFPQAEVIGLDLSPYMLVRAEHKATSADLNILWRHGNAQRTALPQGSFDLVTVSLLLREIPSVVSQAILQESFRLLVVGGQILILDSNQKTLLQLEWLKEVFEEPYLREYATLNLDESMGKAGFKAVQTHDVWWIHQVTSGVKPIYREDLTTYKNVRQYVPTSTDNTVDHNLGGLETPVFGIRA, from the coding sequence ATGACAGAGCGCCAAAATACAATCTGGGAAAAGTTTTTATCCCCTGTGGTAGGTCTTTTGATTGATGAAGAGGGCTTAAAACGCTATGCTTTGAGTGTTGACTGGGAAAAAGAGGGCGATCGCTTCCACAGATTAGATGTTGAAATTCCCGCATACTACAGTAACTACAAATTTCGCGGGATTGAGGGTGGATATCTCAACCCGCAAGCAGTAGTTAACTACGATTCTGTCACCCAATATCTGCTACCTCCCAACGAAACCCTAGTCCGTCAGGCGTTAATAGATACAATCAAGGTACAACCAAGACGCATACTCGATTTGGGTTGCGGCACAGGTTCCACAACCTTAATGTTAAAGCAAGCTTTCCCTCAAGCAGAAGTCATTGGCTTAGACTTATCGCCTTACATGTTAGTCAGAGCAGAACACAAAGCCACAAGCGCTGATTTAAACATCCTCTGGCGACATGGAAATGCTCAGAGAACGGCTTTACCTCAGGGTTCTTTTGACTTAGTCACAGTTTCTTTGCTATTACGTGAAATTCCATCTGTAGTTTCCCAGGCTATTCTACAGGAAAGCTTCCGGTTGTTAGTAGTGGGTGGGCAAATATTAATTTTAGATAGCAATCAAAAGACCCTGCTTCAGTTAGAATGGCTCAAGGAAGTTTTTGAGGAACCATATCTTCGTGAGTACGCCACTCTCAACCTAGATGAGAGTATGGGTAAAGCCGGGTTTAAAGCTGTGCAAACCCATGATGTTTGGTGGATACATCAGGTAACTAGCGGCGTAAAACCCATTTATCGAGAAGATTTGACTACCTATAAAAATGTTCGGCAGTACGTACCAACATCGACAGATAATACAGTAGATCATAATTTGGGGGGACTTGAAACCCCGGTTTTTGGCATAAGGGCATGA
- a CDS encoding RtcB family protein, whose translation MPYEKLEITTPKPVLSWANHPLGHEETKMAKNVASLPFVFKHVALMPDVHLGKGALVGSVLATKEAIIPAAVGVDIGCGMSAIKTSFTADQLEGKLKKIRLDIEAAIPTGFNENKDVEKSVTNWQHWSDFKNLHRGVQDLQGKAMKQMGSLGGGERLPLTVVIQ comes from the coding sequence ATGCCCTACGAAAAGTTAGAAATTACCACACCAAAGCCAGTCTTATCTTGGGCAAATCACCCTTTAGGACACGAAGAAACCAAGATGGCAAAGAATGTAGCATCATTGCCATTTGTGTTCAAACATGTAGCATTAATGCCCGATGTTCATTTAGGTAAAGGTGCATTAGTAGGTTCTGTATTAGCAACAAAAGAAGCAATCATACCAGCGGCTGTGGGTGTGGATATTGGTTGCGGGATGAGTGCTATCAAAACATCATTTACTGCAGATCAACTAGAAGGTAAACTGAAAAAAATTCGCTTGGATATTGAAGCAGCAATTCCTACTGGTTTCAACGAAAATAAAGACGTTGAAAAATCTGTCACTAACTGGCAACACTGGAGTGATTTTAAAAACTTGCATCGAGGTGTACAAGACCTGCAAGGCAAAGCAATGAAACAAATGGGTTCTCTTGGTGGGGGTGAAAGATTGCCCCTTACTGTAGTAATACAGTAA
- a CDS encoding prohibitin family protein — translation MKQNKAFNNAGKLTALLLLLTIFLTPFVIVNAGERGVIMEFGKVQDRILGEGIHLIIPVVNTVKKLSVRVQNQEISAEASSKDLQDVFTQVALNWHILPEETNAIFQQIGDEEAIIQRIINPAIEEVLKAVIAKYTAEEIITKRKEVKSGVDNDLSTRLGNYHIAVDDISLVHVHFSERFSEAVETKQIAEQEAKRAEFIALKASKQAEAKVNLAKGEAEANRLLRDSLTPDILQREAINKWNGKLPVIVGKESPKFWNLGDLFKASTGRRK, via the coding sequence ATGAAACAAAACAAAGCTTTTAATAATGCTGGTAAACTGACGGCACTTTTATTATTGCTCACTATATTTTTAACTCCGTTTGTAATTGTTAACGCTGGGGAACGCGGCGTAATCATGGAGTTCGGTAAAGTGCAAGACAGAATATTAGGAGAGGGAATTCATTTAATTATTCCTGTAGTCAATACTGTGAAAAAATTGAGTGTCCGCGTGCAAAATCAAGAAATATCTGCCGAGGCTTCCTCAAAGGATCTGCAGGATGTCTTCACACAAGTAGCACTCAACTGGCATATCCTTCCAGAGGAAACTAACGCCATTTTTCAACAGATTGGCGATGAAGAAGCTATCATTCAACGAATTATTAATCCAGCAATTGAAGAAGTATTAAAAGCAGTAATAGCAAAATATACTGCTGAAGAAATAATTACTAAACGGAAAGAAGTAAAAAGCGGAGTAGATAATGATCTAAGCACACGACTAGGTAACTATCACATTGCTGTTGATGATATTTCCCTTGTTCATGTGCATTTTTCTGAACGATTTAGCGAAGCTGTAGAAACAAAACAAATTGCTGAACAAGAAGCGAAACGGGCAGAGTTCATCGCGCTTAAAGCATCAAAACAGGCCGAAGCAAAAGTTAATCTAGCAAAAGGAGAGGCTGAGGCAAACAGGTTATTACGTGACAGTTTGACACCAGATATCCTACAAAGGGAAGCAATAAACAAATGGAATGGTAAGCTACCAGTAATTGTTGGTAAAGAAAGCCCAAAATTCTGGAATTTAGGCGATTTATTTAAAGCTAGTACAGGACGGCGGAAATAA
- a CDS encoding transposase, which produces MYLNAIDRHLKGERTISIDEMTGIQATERIEKDLPMRPGKVERREFEYIRHGTQTLIASFDVATGQIIRPTCGDSRTEVDFIFHIHQTIATDPNAKKWHLIMDCLNTHQSESLVRFVAQIEGLNINLGIKGKSGILKSMKSRAAFLSDPTHQIVFHYTPLHSSWLNQIEIWFSILVRKLLRRASFQSQDDLKTRILAFIDYFNQTMAKPFKWTYKGKVLAV; this is translated from the coding sequence TTGTATTTAAATGCGATTGACCGTCATCTAAAGGGGGAACGCACAATATCTATTGATGAGATGACAGGTATTCAAGCTACTGAGCGCATAGAAAAAGACTTACCAATGCGACCGGGCAAAGTTGAAAGAAGGGAATTTGAATATATTCGTCACGGTACGCAAACCTTGATAGCCAGTTTCGATGTTGCCACTGGTCAAATTATCAGACCAACTTGTGGAGATTCCAGAACAGAAGTTGATTTTATCTTTCATATTCATCAAACTATTGCCACTGACCCCAATGCGAAAAAATGGCATTTAATTATGGATTGCCTGAACACTCATCAATCGGAGTCCTTAGTTCGTTTTGTTGCACAAATTGAAGGTTTAAACATCAACCTTGGCATTAAGGGTAAAAGTGGCATCCTCAAATCAATGAAATCTCGTGCAGCTTTTTTAAGTGACCCCACACATCAAATCGTTTTCCATTACACACCACTACATTCTTCTTGGCTCAACCAAATTGAAATTTGGTTTAGTATTTTGGTACGGAAGTTACTAAGAAGAGCCAGTTTCCAGAGTCAGGATGATCTCAAAACTAGAATTCTTGCTTTTATTGACTACTTTAATCAAACAATGGCTAAACCTTTCAAGTGGACATATAAGGGTAAAGTTTTGGCTGTTTAA
- a CDS encoding helix-turn-helix domain-containing protein, with protein sequence MARLAPKELSLSDSEQNELQELIKGHKTAQQIVIRAKIILLASSGKNNGEIARILEISLDMTRLWRKRWLETEGAKLSAFQRLQDQERTGAPVKFSMEQVIELFALACSPPEDYGRTISHWTSRELTDEITKQGIIESISVRHVGRLLEEAQLKPHQSRYWLTPPPWMKNLMQKLKILQICI encoded by the coding sequence ATGGCAAGATTAGCTCCAAAAGAATTAAGTTTGAGTGATAGTGAGCAGAATGAACTACAAGAGTTGATAAAGGGACATAAGACAGCACAGCAAATCGTCATCCGAGCCAAAATTATTCTTCTGGCATCATCAGGGAAAAATAACGGCGAAATTGCTCGAATATTAGAGATTAGTCTAGATATGACTCGTTTATGGCGAAAGCGATGGTTGGAGACAGAGGGAGCAAAATTATCAGCTTTTCAAAGATTACAAGATCAAGAGCGTACTGGCGCACCAGTAAAATTTAGCATGGAACAAGTAATAGAGTTGTTTGCGCTTGCCTGTTCGCCGCCAGAAGATTACGGTCGGACAATAAGTCACTGGACATCTAGAGAACTGACAGATGAAATTACAAAACAAGGGATTATCGAAAGTATATCTGTTCGCCATGTGGGAAGACTATTAGAAGAAGCTCAATTGAAGCCACACCAAAGTCGGTACTGGCTGACTCCCCCCCCCTGGATGAAAAATTTGATGCAAAAGTTGAAGATATTACAGATTTGTATTTAA
- a CDS encoding glycosyltransferase family 4 protein, giving the protein MKILLLSVHPPQGGGSAYSSQELACGLRSLGHDVLHISPYKGEALRVEYPGLLWFPADFPADLSISPEAKLDIDRFVQTTYLNYGPFDCVILGRESFLWHLPAIRQIHHQSILLICRGAYINRLAADDAIASEIREQLFDLYRGCDRIICIARHLVASLHHLTGVTNTLFLPNPINLHLPPTTYRPTPGESIRLLMAAQIKSRKRPLDAVEIMRILVERQVDVHLTICGDGSDMPEMLNLIKRYNLEERICVLGRVERQVVLDCLSRVETVLLCSDNEGRPRILQEAIAAGKGVVAYDNPGSREVVDEWSNQWPHARLVQIGDVTAASETILDLANYFRSHPEMLTPPQLPQSLEVLYEYESMLKTLTGIGTASKTVAIYS; this is encoded by the coding sequence ATGAAAATTTTGCTACTCAGCGTCCACCCACCCCAAGGAGGCGGTTCCGCCTACTCCAGTCAAGAACTTGCTTGTGGATTACGTAGTCTTGGACATGATGTTCTGCACATCTCGCCTTATAAAGGGGAAGCTCTCAGAGTCGAGTATCCGGGATTACTTTGGTTCCCGGCTGACTTTCCGGCGGATTTGAGCATTAGTCCAGAGGCTAAATTAGATATTGATCGTTTTGTGCAAACGACGTATTTAAATTATGGCCCTTTCGATTGTGTCATTCTCGGTCGTGAGTCCTTTCTTTGGCATCTTCCTGCTATTCGTCAGATTCATCATCAGTCTATTTTGTTGATCTGTCGTGGCGCTTATATCAATCGTTTGGCTGCTGATGATGCGATCGCCTCGGAAATTCGTGAGCAATTGTTTGACCTTTACCGGGGGTGCGATCGCATTATATGTATAGCACGTCATCTCGTGGCATCACTCCATCATTTAACCGGAGTCACCAACACCCTGTTCTTACCTAATCCGATCAATCTTCATCTTCCTCCTACCACCTATCGACCAACACCTGGTGAATCTATCCGGTTATTGATGGCTGCTCAGATCAAATCACGGAAACGACCATTAGATGCAGTAGAAATTATGCGGATTTTGGTAGAACGCCAAGTTGATGTCCACTTAACTATTTGTGGCGATGGATCTGATATGCCAGAGATGTTAAATCTCATTAAGCGCTACAATCTAGAGGAACGCATTTGTGTGTTAGGACGTGTTGAACGGCAAGTAGTGCTAGATTGTCTCAGTCGTGTAGAAACCGTCCTACTATGTTCTGATAACGAAGGACGACCTCGTATCCTGCAAGAAGCGATCGCTGCTGGTAAAGGGGTAGTCGCTTATGATAATCCTGGTTCTCGTGAAGTAGTCGATGAATGGTCAAACCAATGGCCTCACGCTCGTCTTGTGCAAATTGGCGATGTGACAGCCGCCAGTGAGACAATCTTAGACTTAGCTAACTACTTTCGCTCTCATCCAGAAATGCTGACACCACCACAGCTACCCCAGTCTCTAGAAGTGCTTTATGAGTACGAGTCCATGCTCAAGACTTTGACTGGAATCGGAACTGCTTCTAAAACAGTTGCCATCTATTCGTGA
- a CDS encoding DUF1634 domain-containing protein: MYILNSGFWTLSSSIHSEIEVVAVALQPENLDNNIEKLEEKRNNTATSIPHGCEIDSNNNVTKTLSERQLEYLLSNLLKYGVLIASTVVFLGGVLYLIHHGTEPVKYQVFRGEPSQFRSPAGVINAVFSGSRRGIIQMGLLLLIATPIMRVIISLLAFLWRREFIYVAVTSLVLASLTYSLVGAYY; the protein is encoded by the coding sequence ATGTATATACTTAATTCTGGTTTTTGGACGCTTTCATCATCGATACACTCAGAAATTGAAGTAGTCGCTGTAGCTTTACAACCAGAAAATTTAGACAATAATATTGAAAAATTAGAAGAGAAACGCAATAATACAGCAACTTCAATACCTCATGGGTGTGAGATTGACAGCAACAATAATGTAACGAAAACTTTAAGTGAGCGACAATTAGAATATTTACTCAGTAACCTGCTCAAGTATGGTGTTTTAATCGCTAGTACTGTCGTATTTCTGGGAGGAGTACTATACTTAATTCACCACGGTACTGAGCCTGTAAAATATCAAGTCTTTCGAGGAGAACCATCCCAGTTTCGCTCACCAGCAGGTGTCATAAACGCAGTTTTTTCAGGCAGTCGCCGTGGCATTATTCAAATGGGACTGCTTTTATTAATTGCTACGCCTATTATGCGTGTGATAATTTCTCTCTTGGCGTTTCTCTGGCGACGAGAATTTATCTACGTTGCTGTTACTTCATTAGTATTAGCTAGTTTAACTTATAGTCTTGTAGGAGCTTATTACTAA
- a CDS encoding sulfite exporter TauE/SafE family protein has product MNILEFSLLVWTGSFTAGLLGALTGLGGGVVIVPLLTSVFGVDIRYAVGASLVSVIATSLGAASTYIKKGYTNLRLGMFLEVATTIGAIIGALIATFITVKALTIVLAIVLMYSAYLSQRPRVEQVENEPADPIANYLQLNGTYPTPEGLMSYQVHSLPTGFSVMLIAGVLSGLLGIGSGGFKVLAMDQFMRLPFKVSTTTSNFMIGVTAAASAGVYLTRGYIDPGLSMPVMLGVLPGAFLGAKVLVGANTQILRIIFSLVMVVMALKMVYNSLVGGL; this is encoded by the coding sequence TTGAATATACTAGAATTCTCTTTATTAGTTTGGACTGGCTCATTCACAGCAGGCTTACTAGGAGCCTTAACTGGATTAGGCGGTGGAGTTGTAATTGTCCCTTTATTAACTTCTGTATTTGGTGTTGATATTAGATATGCTGTCGGTGCTTCGTTAGTATCTGTAATTGCTACATCTTTAGGGGCAGCTTCTACTTACATTAAAAAAGGCTATACCAACTTGCGGCTGGGTATGTTTTTAGAAGTAGCAACAACAATTGGGGCAATTATTGGAGCTTTAATTGCTACTTTTATTACCGTAAAAGCACTGACTATTGTGCTGGCGATCGTCTTGATGTATTCAGCATACCTTTCCCAACGCCCCAGAGTGGAACAAGTTGAAAATGAGCCAGCAGATCCTATAGCAAACTATCTCCAACTCAATGGTACTTACCCAACACCGGAGGGACTGATGTCTTATCAGGTTCATTCTCTACCAACGGGGTTTAGTGTGATGTTAATAGCGGGGGTACTTTCTGGTTTGCTAGGTATTGGTTCTGGGGGATTCAAGGTATTAGCAATGGATCAATTTATGCGTCTACCTTTTAAAGTTTCTACCACTACCAGCAATTTTATGATTGGTGTGACAGCCGCAGCATCAGCAGGAGTTTACTTAACACGGGGTTATATCGATCCAGGACTATCAATGCCTGTGATGTTAGGGGTATTACCTGGGGCTTTTTTGGGTGCAAAAGTTCTTGTAGGCGCTAACACGCAAATTTTAAGAATTATCTTCAGTCTGGTGATGGTGGTCATGGCTTTGAAAATGGTCTACAACAGTCTAGTAGGGGGGCTATAA
- a CDS encoding cadmium resistance transporter: MSGLVTAISTGITAFSATNIDDMFILALFFSQVNETFRRWHIIIGQYLGFTVLVILSIPGFFGGLIIPKPWIGLFGLVPIVIGIRSLLKQEEDELEEVETEVKDSQHSFLAKFLNLQTYSVAAVTFANGTDNISIYFPLFASSSWESLLVILAVFFLLVGCLCYVAYKLTHNRAIADILTRYGNTLMPFVLMGLGAFILLESGTLTLLNLLNREFLPFF; the protein is encoded by the coding sequence ATGAGTGGTTTAGTCACTGCAATTAGCACTGGAATTACAGCTTTCAGCGCCACCAACATCGATGATATGTTCATCTTGGCGCTGTTTTTCTCACAAGTCAATGAGACGTTTCGCCGTTGGCACATTATTATCGGTCAGTATTTAGGTTTCACAGTATTAGTGATTCTTAGTATTCCCGGTTTCTTTGGGGGTTTAATCATACCAAAACCTTGGATTGGGCTATTTGGCTTAGTGCCAATAGTCATTGGTATTCGTTCTTTGCTCAAGCAAGAAGAGGATGAGTTAGAGGAAGTCGAGACAGAAGTAAAGGATTCTCAACACTCATTCTTAGCCAAATTTCTCAACCTCCAAACTTACAGTGTGGCAGCGGTGACATTTGCTAATGGGACTGATAATATTAGCATTTATTTTCCTTTATTTGCCAGTAGTAGTTGGGAAAGCTTGCTGGTAATTTTAGCAGTATTTTTTCTGTTGGTAGGATGCCTATGCTATGTGGCATATAAATTAACTCACAACAGAGCGATCGCTGATATTTTAACTCGCTATGGCAATACTTTGATGCCTTTTGTTTTGATGGGATTAGGGGCTTTTATTCTCTTGGAGAGCGGTACTTTGACTCTACTAAATCTCTTGAATCGTGAATTTTTGCCTTTTTTCTAA
- a CDS encoding APC family permease has translation MKKEISSHQSVHGLKPDCLSFTEVLAQSFAVIAPTTIPASNIGLIFALSGNGTWLSFLIGLVGLLFVSININQFASRSASPGSLYSYITKGLGPMAGVICGWSLVLAYLLTGMSVLCGFANFSGMLIGHLGIHPSSITLLAIGAGISWYAAYKDIQLSATAMLLMEGVSILLIAILCIIIWAHKGFMLDMSQLTLQGATPGSVATGLVLVMFAFSGFESATSLGDEAKKPLKTIPRAVIGSTMLAGLFYIATTYIVVLGFSSTGVSITQTEEPLGFLSQQAGVGWLGQLVGVGALFSFFACILGSINPAARVFFLMARHGLFHSSLGTAHSSNKTPHVAVTMCSLIMFFVPAVMSLFHIKLFESMGYLGAICSYGFLTVYILISIAAPVYLYKIRKLRRRDVVFSVLAIGFMIIPVLGSVGIPGSTLFPVPDAPYDLFPYLFLFYLFVTCGWFTIKRLRSPNLVVGMRQGIEEIHARYSDRKIP, from the coding sequence ATGAAAAAAGAAATATCATCGCATCAGAGTGTTCATGGCCTAAAGCCAGATTGTCTATCATTTACAGAAGTTCTAGCCCAATCTTTTGCGGTAATTGCACCGACAACAATCCCAGCTTCTAACATTGGTTTAATTTTTGCCCTGTCAGGAAATGGCACTTGGCTAAGTTTCCTGATTGGCTTAGTAGGGCTATTATTTGTCAGCATCAATATCAACCAATTTGCTAGCCGTTCAGCTTCTCCAGGTTCCCTCTACTCTTACATCACAAAAGGCCTAGGTCCGATGGCTGGCGTTATTTGTGGCTGGAGTTTGGTACTAGCTTATTTATTGACTGGGATGTCAGTTCTCTGTGGTTTTGCTAACTTCAGCGGCATGTTGATTGGTCATTTGGGCATCCATCCTTCTAGTATTACCCTGTTAGCGATCGGTGCAGGAATTTCTTGGTATGCAGCATATAAAGATATTCAACTTTCTGCAACAGCAATGTTGTTGATGGAGGGAGTCTCCATTTTGTTGATTGCCATTTTATGCATCATCATTTGGGCACACAAAGGTTTTATGTTAGATATGTCGCAATTAACCCTACAAGGTGCAACACCTGGTAGCGTGGCGACAGGACTGGTTTTGGTAATGTTTGCTTTCTCTGGTTTTGAAAGTGCGACGTCGTTGGGTGATGAAGCGAAAAAACCATTGAAAACCATTCCTAGAGCAGTTATAGGCAGCACTATGCTGGCTGGCTTGTTCTACATTGCCACAACCTATATTGTGGTGTTGGGTTTTAGCAGCACAGGAGTCTCGATTACCCAAACAGAGGAGCCTCTGGGTTTTCTCTCTCAACAAGCGGGAGTTGGTTGGTTAGGACAATTAGTCGGTGTGGGAGCGTTATTTAGCTTCTTTGCTTGTATTCTTGGCAGTATTAATCCAGCTGCGAGGGTGTTTTTCTTGATGGCGCGCCACGGACTGTTCCATTCTTCTTTGGGTACCGCACACTCATCTAATAAAACACCCCACGTTGCAGTCACAATGTGTTCGCTAATCATGTTTTTTGTGCCTGCTGTCATGTCCCTATTTCACATCAAACTGTTTGAGAGTATGGGTTATTTGGGGGCAATTTGTAGCTACGGTTTTTTAACGGTGTACATCTTGATTTCTATTGCCGCTCCAGTTTATTTGTACAAAATTAGAAAACTCCGGCGGCGAGATGTGGTGTTCTCAGTTTTGGCAATTGGGTTCATGATTATCCCAGTTTTAGGAAGTGTGGGAATTCCTGGTAGCACACTCTTCCCAGTTCCAGATGCTCCTTATGATTTGTTTCCCTACCTGTTCTTGTTTTATCTATTCGTCACTTGTGGATGGTTCACAATCAAAAGGCTGCGTTCACCAAACCTTGTTGTGGGAATGCGCCAAGGTATTGAAGAGATTCACGCCAGATATAGCGACAGAAAAATCCCTTAA